One part of the Phacochoerus africanus isolate WHEZ1 chromosome 7, ROS_Pafr_v1, whole genome shotgun sequence genome encodes these proteins:
- the YAF2 gene encoding YY1-associated factor 2 isoform X4, whose protein sequence is MGDKKSPTRPKRQPKPSSDEGYWDCSVCTFRNSAEAFKCMMCDVRKGTSTRDSKEGGKLVSYSTASLGVRGTLRNRVGGGSSEEKKQAEYLAPGRRRNIVHRGVGPGQRSGPSLKEA, encoded by the exons ATGGGAGACAAGAAGAGCCCTACCAG GCCGAAGCGGCAGCCGAAGCCGTCCTCGGATGAGGGTTACTGGGACTGTAGCGTCTGCACCTTCCGGAACAGCGCCGAGGCCTTCAAGTGCATGATGTGCGATGTGCGGAAGGGCACCTCCACCCG GGACAGCAAGGAAGGGGGGAAGCTGGTGTCCTACTCCACAGCCAGTCTTGGGGTTAGAGGAACCCTGAGAAATAGAGTAGGTGGTGGCAGCtcagaagagaagaaacaggCCGAATACCTGGCacctggaagaagaaggaatatagTGCACAGGGGAGTTGGCCCAGGACAGAGAAGTGGGCCTAGTTTAAAAGAGGCTTGA